CGGCGGACGCGGCCTCACGCAGACCCGTCGCACGGTCCGTCGCCTCGTTGCAGTCGTATCGCCGAGCCATCACTCGCCTGCCTTCTCGTACGCGTCGTAGCTGTTCTGCCGGGTCTGCCTGGTCATGGCGTTGCCTTGCGGGCCGTCGCGAAGCGCGGCCGGTTGTTCAGGTCGGGGTGGTCGGCGGCGTCCGCCCAGCCGGCCTCCTCGTTGAAGATCCACGGCACCTGGCCGCCCTGCGTGTCCGCGTGCTCGATGACGACGAGCCCGCCGGGCCGCAGCAGCCGGTGCGCGGTGCGCTCGATGCCCCGGATGGTGTCCAGGCCGTCCTCGCCGGAGAACAGCGCCATGTCCGGGTCGTGGTCCCGGGCCTCGGGGGCCACGTACTCCCACTCGGTGAGCGGGATGTACGGCGGGTTGGAGATGACCAGGTCGACCTGGCCGTTGAGCTCCGGCAGGGCGTCCAGCGCGTCGCCCTGGTGGACCGTGACGCGCGAGCCCTCCGCGTTCTTGCGGGTCCACACGAGCGCGTCGTCGGACAGCTCCACCGCGTGCACGCGCGAGCGCGGCACCTCCTGCGCCATGGCGAGCGCGATGGCGCCCGAGCCGGTGCACAGGTCGACGATGAGCGGCTCGACGACGTCCATGGCCCGTACGGCGTCTATGGCCCAGCCGACGACCGACTCGGTCTCGGGGCGCGGCACGAACACGCCGGGGCCCACCTGGAGCTCCAGGTAGCGGAAGAACGCCCGGCCGGTGATGTGCTGGAGGGGTTCGCGCGCCTCGCGGCGCGCGATGGCCTCCCAGTAGCGGGCGTCGAAGTCCGCGTCCTTGACGTTGTGCAGCTCCCCCCGCTTGACGCCGTGCACGAACGCGGCGAGCTCCTCGGCGTCGAAACGCGGTGAGGGAACGCCGGCGTCGGCCAGCCGCTGGGTGGCCTGGGCCACCTCGGCAAGCAGCAGGTTCACGCTGGTCCTCCGTGGTGCGGGTGGGGCTGACGAGATACGCGTCTTACGCGGCGGCGAGCTTGGCGGCCGAGTCGGCGTCGACACAGGCCTGGATCACCGGGTCCAGCTCTCCGTCGAGCACCTGGTCCAAGTTGTACGCCTTGAAGCCGACGCGGTGGTCCGAGATGCGGTTCTCCGGGAAGTTGTACGTACGGATCTTCTCGGAGCGGTCGACCGTGCGGACCTGGCTGCGGCGCGCGTCCGCGGCCTCGGCCTCGGCCTTCTCCTGCGCGGCGGCGAGCAGCCGGGAGCGCAGGATGCGCATGGCCTGCTCCTTGTTCTGGAGCTGGCTCTTCTCGTTCTGGCAGGAGGCGACGATGCCGGTCGGCAGGTGGGTGATGCGGACCGCGGAGTCGGTGGTGTTGACGGACTGGCCGCCGGGACCGGACGAGCGGTAGACGTCGATGCGCAGGTCGTTCGCGACGATCTCGACCTCGACCTCCTCGGCCTCCGGGGTGACCAGCACGCCGGCCGCGGAGGTGTGGATGCGGCCCTGCGACTCGGTGGCGGGCACGCGCTGCACGCGGTGCACCCCGCCCTCGTACTTCAGTCGCGCCCAGACGCCCTGGCCGGGCTCGGTGGCCCCGTTGCCGCCCTTGGTCTTCACGGCGACCTGGACGTCCTTGTAGCCGCCCAGCTCGGACTCGGTGGCGTCGATGATCTCGGTCTTCCAGCCGATGCGCTCCGCGTACCGCAGGTACATCCGCAGCAGGTCGCCGGCGAAGAGGGCGGACTCGTCGCCGCCCGCGCCGGCCTTGATCTCCAGGATGACGTCCTTGTCGTCGCTGGGGTCGCGCGGGACGAGCAGCAGCCGGAGCTTCTCCGTCAGCTCCTCGCGCTGCTTCTCCAGCTCCTTGACCTCGGCGGCGAAGTCGGGGTCGTCGGCGGCCAGCTCCTTGGCCGTCTCGATGTCGTCCGCCGCCTGCTTCCACGCCTTGTAGGTGCCGATGATCGGGGTCAGCTCCGCGTAACGCTTGTTGAGCTTGCGCGCGTTCGCCTGGTCGGAGTGGACCGAAGGGTCGGCGAGCTTCTTCTCGAGGTCGGCGTGCTCGCCGACCAGTTCCTCGACCGCTTCGAACATCGGGTGCTCCTGGGGTGTTTTCGGAAAGGGCTGCTGCGGGGAACGACTGCGGGGACGGCAAAGCGCCGGTCCGGTGCCCCGAGCGGGAGCGACCAAGGACCGGCGCAGTGACGTGCTACTTCTTGGCCGCAGCCTTGCCGAAGCGGGCCTCGAAGCGGGCGACACGGCCGCCGGTGTCGAGGATCTTCTGCTTGCCCGTGTAGAACGGGTGGCACTCGGAGCAGACCTCGGCACGGATGGTGCCCTCGGTCAGGGTGCTACGAGTGGTGAACGACGCGCCGCAGGTGCAGCTGACCTGGGTCTCGACGTACTCGGGGTGGATCTCGCGCTTCAAGGTGTCTCCTAGTTTCGGGAGGGCACCGGGTCGCCGTGCGGGATGCACATGCGTGAACCGGGGCCGACGTACCAGTCTGCCAGGACCGGCCGCATCTCCCAAAACCGGGGTGTGGCCGGAAGTATTCCTGGACGGTCCCGGGGCTACTTCACGAGGCCCTCGGCCTTGCCGGTGGCGGCGTCCCGGGTGACCGAGGCGGGGATCGGCCGGTCGGCCTTGAGGGCCTTCCAGACCTGCTGGGACTGGGCCTCCAGCGGCACCACGCGGTTGGGGTCGCGCGGGTCGTACTCGACCGGCAGCGTGATCATGTGGACGTCGTCGGCACCGAGGCCGGACAGGCCCTTGGCGAAGCCGATCAGCTCGTTGACCGAGTCGAGCTCGGAGTCGGGCGTGATGGCCTTGGTGGCGGTGTCGGCGAGGTCGTAGAGCGTCTTGGGGTTCGAGAAGACGCCGACGCTCTTCACCTGGTCGACGAAGGCCTTCATGAAGGCCTGCTGGAGCTGGATGCGGCCGAGGTCGCTGCCGTCGCCGACGCTCTTGCGGGTGCGGACGAGCCCGAGGGACTGCTCGCCGTCGAGGGTGTGGGTGCCCGGCGCGAGGTCGAGGTGGCTCTTGGAGTCCTTGATGGCCCGCGTGGTGGTGATCTCGACGCCGCCGAGCTTGTCGATGAGCTTCTTGAAGCCGGTGAAGTCGACCTCGATGTAATGGTCCATGCGGATCCCCGACATCGCCTCGACCGTCTTGACCGCGCAGGCCGGGCCGCCGACCTCGTACGCCGTGTTGAACATGGCACGGTGCTCGCCGCGCACCTTGCCGCCCTTGGCGTCGGTGCACTGCGGGCGGTCGACGAGGGTGTCGCGCGGGATGGAGACCACGGAGGCCTTCTTGTGGCCCTCGTAGACGTGGACGACCATCGCGGTGTCGGAGCGGGCGCCGCCCTCGTCCTTGCCGTAGGCCGCGTTGTCGCCGGAGCGGGAGTCGGAGCCGAGGACGAGGATGTCCATCGAGCCGTTGTCGACGTCCTCGGGGCGGTCCTTGCCGAGCTGGGCGTTGATGTCGACGCTCTGGATGTTGCCGTCGAGCCTGACGTACAGGTATCCGAGTCCGGCGCCGCCGACGACGACGAGCGCGGCCGTGCTCCACGCCACCACGGTCATCACCCGGCGGCCCTTGGCGGGCGGCTTCCGGCGCCGGCCGGAACCCCGTATTCGGCTTCCCTGGTTGTGCTCGCTCATCGTCTTCCCTCGGGCCTCGGTTTCACCTTCTGTGATGGCGAAACACCCGAAAGGGTTGCATACGTACCTGTGAGGTTTCGATGAGCGACGGTCCGTAACGCGGACGCGCCCACCGTGAGGACACGGTGGGCGCGTTCGTTCGTGCAGGTCACGGCGGGGTTACGGGGCCGGAGCCGGCCCCTCGCCGTGTGACCGACGTCTCGCGTCAGTCGTTGTTCGCCGCTCCCGGCGTCGTCTTCTGGATCTGGAGCAGGAACTCGCCGTTCGACTTCGTCTGCTTCATCTTGTCGAGCAGCAGCTCGATCGCCTGCTGCTGGTCGAGCGCGTGCAGCACGCGACGCAGCTTCCAGGTGATGGAGAGCTCGTCGCTGCCGAGCAGGATCTCCTCCTTGCGCGTACCCGAGGCGTCGACGTCGACGGCCGGGAAGATGCGCTTGTCGGCGAGCTTCCGGTCGAGCTTGAGCTCCATGTTGCCGGTGCCCTTGAACTCCTCGAAGATCACCTCGTCCATGCGCGAGCCGGTGTCGACCAGCGCGGTGGCCAGGATGGTCAGCGAGCCGCCGTCCTCGATGTTGCGCGCGGCACCGAAGAAGCGCTTCGGCGGGTAGAGCGCGGTCGAGTCGACACCACCGGACAGGATGCGGCCGGAGGCGGGCGCCGCGAGGTTGTACGCGCGGCCCAGGCGGGTGATGGAGTCCAGCAGGACGACCACGTCGTGACCCAGCTCGACGAGGCGCTTGGCGCGCTCGATGGCCAGCTCGGCGACGGTGGTGTGGTCCTCGGCCGGGCGGTCGAAGGTCGAGGAGATGACCTCGCCCTTGACCGACCGCTGCATGTCGGTGACCTCTTCCGGACGCTCGTCGACCAGGACGACCATCAGGTGGCACTCGGGGTTGTTGTGGGTGATCGCGTTGGCGATCGCCTGCATGATCATGGTCTTGCCGGTCTTCGGCGGGGCCACGATCAGACCACGCTGGCCCTTGCCGATCGGCGACACGAGGTCGATGATCCGCGTGGTCAGCACGCCCGGGTCGGTCTCCAGACGGAGGCGGTCCTGCGGGTACAGCGGGGTGAGCTTGTTGAACTCGGGGCGGCCGCGGCCGGACTCCGGCGCCATGCCGTTGACCGAGTCGAGGCGCACCAGCGCGTTGAACTTCTCGCGGCGCTCGCCCTCCTTCGGCTGGCGCACGGCACCGGTGACGTGGTCACCCTTGCGCAGGCCGCTCTTGCGGACCTGGGCGAGGGAGACGTACACGTCGTTCGGGCCGGGCAGGTAGCCGGAGGTCCGGATGAACGCGTAGTTGTCGAGGATGTCGAGGATGCCCGCGACGGGGATCAGGACGTCGTCG
The DNA window shown above is from Streptomyces showdoensis and carries:
- the prfA gene encoding peptide chain release factor 1, with amino-acid sequence MFEAVEELVGEHADLEKKLADPSVHSDQANARKLNKRYAELTPIIGTYKAWKQAADDIETAKELAADDPDFAAEVKELEKQREELTEKLRLLLVPRDPSDDKDVILEIKAGAGGDESALFAGDLLRMYLRYAERIGWKTEIIDATESELGGYKDVQVAVKTKGGNGATEPGQGVWARLKYEGGVHRVQRVPATESQGRIHTSAAGVLVTPEAEEVEVEIVANDLRIDVYRSSGPGGQSVNTTDSAVRITHLPTGIVASCQNEKSQLQNKEQAMRILRSRLLAAAQEKAEAEAADARRSQVRTVDRSEKIRTYNFPENRISDHRVGFKAYNLDQVLDGELDPVIQACVDADSAAKLAAA
- the rpmE gene encoding 50S ribosomal protein L31 gives rise to the protein MKREIHPEYVETQVSCTCGASFTTRSTLTEGTIRAEVCSECHPFYTGKQKILDTGGRVARFEARFGKAAAKK
- a CDS encoding LCP family protein — its product is MSEHNQGSRIRGSGRRRKPPAKGRRVMTVVAWSTAALVVVGGAGLGYLYVRLDGNIQSVDINAQLGKDRPEDVDNGSMDILVLGSDSRSGDNAAYGKDEGGARSDTAMVVHVYEGHKKASVVSIPRDTLVDRPQCTDAKGGKVRGEHRAMFNTAYEVGGPACAVKTVEAMSGIRMDHYIEVDFTGFKKLIDKLGGVEITTTRAIKDSKSHLDLAPGTHTLDGEQSLGLVRTRKSVGDGSDLGRIQLQQAFMKAFVDQVKSVGVFSNPKTLYDLADTATKAITPDSELDSVNELIGFAKGLSGLGADDVHMITLPVEYDPRDPNRVVPLEAQSQQVWKALKADRPIPASVTRDAATGKAEGLVK
- the prmC gene encoding peptide chain release factor N(5)-glutamine methyltransferase, whose amino-acid sequence is MNLLLAEVAQATQRLADAGVPSPRFDAEELAAFVHGVKRGELHNVKDADFDARYWEAIARREAREPLQHITGRAFFRYLELQVGPGVFVPRPETESVVGWAIDAVRAMDVVEPLIVDLCTGSGAIALAMAQEVPRSRVHAVELSDDALVWTRKNAEGSRVTVHQGDALDALPELNGQVDLVISNPPYIPLTEWEYVAPEARDHDPDMALFSGEDGLDTIRGIERTAHRLLRPGGLVVIEHADTQGGQVPWIFNEEAGWADAADHPDLNNRPRFATARKATP
- the rho gene encoding transcription termination factor Rho, whose amino-acid sequence is MSDTTDLMGVTADNSVDASAPAAGAASGTTARRRRSGTGLEGMVLAELQQVASGLGIRGTARMRKSQLIEVIKEAQAGGGSAAPAKSADAAETKPKRRTAAKARTSEAEAAPKVEKAEPVAQQQIEIPGQPASDDAPAGERRRRRATAPAGSPEGEAKAEAAQVVKTEARAEARTETQGDAKAEAAVDAAEGRGRRDRGERGERGDRRDRQRDRRDRGKGDEQQGGGQGGQRQRQGGQQGQGQAQGPQGSQPAGPQDDDDFEGGRRGRRGRYRDRRGRRGRDEFAAGEPQVSDDDVLIPVAGILDILDNYAFIRTSGYLPGPNDVYVSLAQVRKSGLRKGDHVTGAVRQPKEGERREKFNALVRLDSVNGMAPESGRGRPEFNKLTPLYPQDRLRLETDPGVLTTRIIDLVSPIGKGQRGLIVAPPKTGKTMIMQAIANAITHNNPECHLMVVLVDERPEEVTDMQRSVKGEVISSTFDRPAEDHTTVAELAIERAKRLVELGHDVVVLLDSITRLGRAYNLAAPASGRILSGGVDSTALYPPKRFFGAARNIEDGGSLTILATALVDTGSRMDEVIFEEFKGTGNMELKLDRKLADKRIFPAVDVDASGTRKEEILLGSDELSITWKLRRVLHALDQQQAIELLLDKMKQTKSNGEFLLQIQKTTPGAANND